In Caballeronia sp. SBC1, the DNA window CTATGTCGCGGGCAACGACAATCAGACGGTCATTGTCCAGAACGGTGCGATGATTACCACGGGCGATGCATCGGCAATCAGCCTCGCTAACAACGCCAACATCACGGTTCAGTCAGGCGGCACGGTCAGCAACTACGCCGTGAATTCACACGGCAACTATGGCACCGGCGCCAACACCATCGAGTTTCAGGACAACGGCATACTGACCGTGCAAGCCGGCGGCAAAGTGTTGTCCAACGGCACGCAGGACATTGCCGAGGCCGTCAACATTCAAGGCCAGGGTAACGTCATTGTCAACAACGGCCTGATCCAGGCAATCAACGCCGGCGCTATCTGGTTCCAGAACAAGGTCGGCGGCAACACGGTCATCAACAATGAAACCGGCGTGATCCAGTCGCCCGGCAGCGTGATCGGATCGAGCGGCGACGCGCCTGTCGATTTCACCAACAAGGGCAAGGTGATCGGCGACATCGTATTCTCGGGTGGCGACGACATCATGCGCATCTACACCGGCTCGTCGGTGACGGGCACGATCGACGGCGGCGCGGGCAACAACCAGTTGTTCCTGAGCGGGCTCGGTACAGATACGCTGACTGGCAACATCGTCAACTTCCAGACGCTCATCAAGACCGACACGGGTACATGGACCGTCAACGGCATCCTGCCGGGCGTGCAAAGCGCTGAAGTGGCAGGCGGCACGCTGATCCTGACCGGCGATAACAGCACGTACACGGGCCAGATGCTTGTCGATGCCGCGGGTACGCTTCAAGCGCGTGCGCAGAGCCTGCCGGCCGCCATTACGGACAACGGCCTGGTCCGCTTCGCGCAAACCGATGACGGCACCTACGCGGGCTTGTTGAGCGGCACGGGCTCGATCGAAAAAACCGGTGCGGGCACGTTGTTCCTCGCGCCCGCTGCGACCGGCGGCAACACGTATTCGGGCGGCACGCTGATCACGCAGGGCACGCTGAATATCGCAGCCGATAACGCACTGGGCGCGACCAATGGCGGCGTCACGTTCAACGGCGGCACGCTGCAGTTGAACAATGACCTCGACCTCGCTGCGACCCGTGCAATCTCCATTGGTGCGAACGGCGGGACGATCGACACGCAGCAATATTCGTCGACGCTCTCGCAGGCGGTGACCGGTACCGGCTCGTTGACAAAGCTCGGCAGCGGCGTGCTCAGGATGAACGGCGTGAGCACCTACGGCGACACGAACGTGCTGGCGGGCACCCTTGCAGTCGGCGACGCACAACACAATTTGGCAAGCATTGGTACGGGCACGACGACGGTTGCCGCCGGCGCCACGCTTGGCGGTTTCGGAACCGTGCTCGGCTCGGTGACGAACGCGGGAACGATCGCAGCGGCGAACGCGTTGCCGGCTTTTTCTGCATCGACTACCGGCACCTTTGCGATCCGCGGCGATCTCACCAATAACGCCACGATCAACCTGGCGGCTGCATCGGGCACGACGGGTAACGTACTGAATGTGAGCGGCAACTACGTCGGCAATAACGCTCAGTTGATCGTGAACACCGTGATGAACGCGGGCGGCGCGGCGTCCAACCAGTTCACCGACCAACTGGTCATTGGTGGCAACGCGAGCGGCAGCACGACCGTGACGGTGCGCCCGAGCGGGCTGGGCGCGCTGACGGTAGGCGATGGCATCAAGCTCGTCCAGGTGAACGGCACCGCGGCTTCCAGTACCTTCCATATGATTGCGCCGGTTCAGGCCGGGGCATACCAGTATCTGCTGTATCAAGGTGGTTCGGGTCGTCCCAACGACTTCTACTTGCGCTCTGCGCTTGAGAGCGTACCGGTGACGCCTGTCACTCCGGTGGCTCCTGTGGCTCCGGTGACTCCGGTGACGCCCGATACGCCGGTCACGCCGGTCACGCCGCCCGTTACACCGACGGCACCAACCACGCCGACCAACCCTGGCGCGGTCGTTACGCCGGTGACGCCGATCGTGTCCGCGGGCACGCCGAACTCCACGCCTGCTGGGCAGCCTTCGGTCATTGCGTATCGCCCGGCTGTAGTCGGCTACACGATGACACCATCGCTCAACCTCGACTACGGTTTCTCGATCCTGAACAGGCTGCATGAACGTGTGGGCGATGTTGCGAGTCTCGAGAACGCGCAGGGAACGTATGGCAACGGCGTGTGGGGACGTATTGGCGGCCAGAGCCTGAACGCCAACTCCGGCGATCGTTTCTCCGCCGATGAACGCACATTCTTTGCGGAGTTCGGCAAGGACTGGACGCTCTCGACCAACCCGGCCGGTGGCAGCACGCATGCGGGCGTCACGGTGACCATCGGCTCGTCTTCCGCAACGTTCGAAGACAGCGCACGCAGCCTCAATCCGGCGCTGACTTCCGCTACCGGCTCAGTCGAAACGCAGGCGCAATCGCTCGGCGGCTACTGGACCAAATACTTGAAAGACGGCAGCTACTTCGACGCCGTGGCTCAACTCACCCACTATCACAACAACTACGGCGATGTGTACGGTGGCGGCGCTTCGCAGAACGGCGTTGGCACGGGCCTGTCCGGTGAAGTGGGCAAGCCGTTGCTGATCGGATCGACGACGATTGCCATCGAACCGCAAGCCCAGTTGATGTACCAGTACCTGCATCTGAACGGTTTCGACGACGGCATCTCGCCGGTATCGAGCACGTCGAGCAACGCGTTGCGCGGACGGGTCGGCTTCCGGATCTTCAAGGCGAACCTGACCAACGACACGAAGACGGGAACAGCAACGCCCTACTTCACCGCCGACGTGCTGCACGACTTCCTGAACCCGGGCAACACGGCGGTGGATGGCGCGGCGTTCAACAGCGGTCTCTCCAAGACCTGGTATGAAGTCGGCGTGGGTGTCACCACGAGCATGAGCAAGTCGTCGGAGATGTATGCCAACGTCAAGTACTCCCGGAATATTGGCGGCGACTATCGTCAAGGAGTGTTCGGTCAGGTTGGATACCGATATAGCTGGTAAGCGCTGTGTGTGAGCAGTTGTCTGGGTAATGTTGTTCAGTTAAGCCCTTGTCAGAAAAGCCGCGCTCGGAAACGAGCGCGGCTTTTCTTTTTTGTATTGGAAGGGCTGTGTGTGTCTAACGCGGAATGTTCCAGTTCGGTCTCACTGCAGCTATGAGGTGCACCCACGGCTTGCTAATCGTTGTCTTTCGCAACGACCGCGCCCGCGATTTGATGACGCTCCAGGGATGCGGCGACAAAGCCCGATGCTTTCATGTCTTCAACGAACGCCGACAGGTATGCGGCCGCTTCATCGCCCTTCGCTTTTGGCACACCCATTGCCTGACGGATCACCATGAAACGTTGATCGAGAATCCGCAATCCGCCTGCCTTCGCGGCATCTCTTTCGAGCTGTTGCTTGACGCCTGCCGCCACGTCCAGATGCTGATCCAGAAAACTTTTCACCACTGCCGGGGACGTTGGAATCCGCACGATCTTCGCGTGATGCAATTCGCGCGTGAGGAAAAGATCGTACGCGCTGTCTTTGCCAACGGCGACAGTCACGCCCGGTTGATCGACCTGATCGTTGGTGGTAATCGGCGACGTGTCGTGCACCAGGTAAAAGCCTTCAATCAACACATACGGTTTCGTGAAACTGATCTCATGCCCGCGCTTCGGATCGACGGCGAAGAAGCCGACGTCGGCCTTGTCCTGACCTACGTTATCCACGGACGCGCCCGCTGACTTGACCACAACCAGTTGCAGCGGCACACCGAGACGCCGGGCAAGTTCGGTGGCGAGATCGACCGATACGCCGACCGCCTTGCCGCTTGATGGATCGATGCTCGCCAGCACCGGATTCCCGAGGTTGATAGAAGCGCGCAGCGTGCCGGTCGGCGCAAATGCCTTCACCATGGATTCGCCTGCCTGCTTTGTGGGTTGTGAAGCAGACTGTGTTGCGGTCGGTGGCGGGAGGTTCGCGCCTTGGGTCTGCGCGAACGCGGAAACGGATAGAGCGGCGCCGATGGCCAGCACAACTGCCAGCACGACCGACCGCGTTGCAATGAGACCCGTCCGGCGTTTCATCGTTGAAAGCTTCGTCATCTTGGGATCCCCTTTATTAGCTTTAGCGGATCGGCGGAGGCCCTATGCATGCGCTCGTCGCGGACTGCTCAGCGGAAGTTGGATGATGTGCACTCTATTGCGTTTCTTATACACGTGTGCCGTCCTGGTATTGCGATTTCATTTCGTCGAAATCACGCTGCGCGCACCTGATTACATTGAACACCGTTCGTCGCTGGGCTGAATTGGGTGCCATCAACGTGCGCACGTTCTATCGCTTGTTAATCGTCCGGATTGTTCCATGCTTCCTCCTCGTGATCGCTTTGGTCAACCTGCTCGCGGTCTGCGGCGTAGGGATTTTCCAGAACCACGCGGGGTCCAAGGCACCAATC includes these proteins:
- a CDS encoding autotransporter outer membrane beta-barrel domain-containing protein → MTHQVRSRAISLAPSLLLIPFLLSPIAAAAACAVNGLDTVCNSTSPNPWATPIGTGYVAGNDNQTVIVQNGAMITTGDASAISLANNANITVQSGGTVSNYAVNSHGNYGTGANTIEFQDNGILTVQAGGKVLSNGTQDIAEAVNIQGQGNVIVNNGLIQAINAGAIWFQNKVGGNTVINNETGVIQSPGSVIGSSGDAPVDFTNKGKVIGDIVFSGGDDIMRIYTGSSVTGTIDGGAGNNQLFLSGLGTDTLTGNIVNFQTLIKTDTGTWTVNGILPGVQSAEVAGGTLILTGDNSTYTGQMLVDAAGTLQARAQSLPAAITDNGLVRFAQTDDGTYAGLLSGTGSIEKTGAGTLFLAPAATGGNTYSGGTLITQGTLNIAADNALGATNGGVTFNGGTLQLNNDLDLAATRAISIGANGGTIDTQQYSSTLSQAVTGTGSLTKLGSGVLRMNGVSTYGDTNVLAGTLAVGDAQHNLASIGTGTTTVAAGATLGGFGTVLGSVTNAGTIAAANALPAFSASTTGTFAIRGDLTNNATINLAAASGTTGNVLNVSGNYVGNNAQLIVNTVMNAGGAASNQFTDQLVIGGNASGSTTVTVRPSGLGALTVGDGIKLVQVNGTAASSTFHMIAPVQAGAYQYLLYQGGSGRPNDFYLRSALESVPVTPVTPVAPVAPVTPVTPDTPVTPVTPPVTPTAPTTPTNPGAVVTPVTPIVSAGTPNSTPAGQPSVIAYRPAVVGYTMTPSLNLDYGFSILNRLHERVGDVASLENAQGTYGNGVWGRIGGQSLNANSGDRFSADERTFFAEFGKDWTLSTNPAGGSTHAGVTVTIGSSSATFEDSARSLNPALTSATGSVETQAQSLGGYWTKYLKDGSYFDAVAQLTHYHNNYGDVYGGGASQNGVGTGLSGEVGKPLLIGSTTIAIEPQAQLMYQYLHLNGFDDGISPVSSTSSNALRGRVGFRIFKANLTNDTKTGTATPYFTADVLHDFLNPGNTAVDGAAFNSGLSKTWYEVGVGVTTSMSKSSEMYANVKYSRNIGGDYRQGVFGQVGYRYSW
- a CDS encoding ABC transporter substrate-binding protein: MVKAFAPTGTLRASINLGNPVLASIDPSSGKAVGVSVDLATELARRLGVPLQLVVVKSAGASVDNVGQDKADVGFFAVDPKRGHEISFTKPYVLIEGFYLVHDTSPITTNDQVDQPGVTVAVGKDSAYDLFLTRELHHAKIVRIPTSPAVVKSFLDQHLDVAAGVKQQLERDAAKAGGLRILDQRFMVIRQAMGVPKAKGDEAAAYLSAFVEDMKASGFVAASLERHQIAGAVVAKDND